One window of the Zea mays cultivar B73 chromosome 3, Zm-B73-REFERENCE-NAM-5.0, whole genome shotgun sequence genome contains the following:
- the LOC103651540 gene encoding hypersensitive-induced response protein 3 has protein sequence MNDINAAARRRVAAAERAEAEKIQQVKRAEGEAESRHLAGVGVARQRQAIVDGLRRFVPDEKSVMDMVLATQYFDTIRDIGATSRAATVFIPHGPAAVHDVAAQVRDGVLQAAAYNPYAGTK, from the coding sequence ATGAACGACATCaacgcggcggcgcggcggcgcgtgGCGGCGGCGGAGCGCGCGGAGGCCGAGAAGATACAGCAGGTCAAGCGCGCCGAGGGGGAGGCCGAGTCCAGGCACCTGGCCGGCGTCGGCGTCGCCCGCCAGCGCCAGGCCATCGTGGACGGCCTGCGCCGGTTCGTGCCCGACGAGAAGTCCGTCATGGACATGGTCCTCGCCACGCAGTACTTCGACACCATCAGGGATATCGGCGCCACGTCGCGCGCCGCCACCGTGTTCATCCCGCACGGCCCCGCCGCGGTGCACGATGTGGCTGCGCAGGTCCGCGACGGCGTGCTCCAGGCCGCGGCGTACAACCCCTACGCCGGAACCAAGTGA